Proteins found in one Sorghum bicolor cultivar BTx623 chromosome 1, Sorghum_bicolor_NCBIv3, whole genome shotgun sequence genomic segment:
- the LOC8080201 gene encoding uncharacterized protein LOC8080201, which yields MPAAVAAAAVAAASGGALLLCLLLNCCTQSASDAEREREEDEASPLLSGSGPGPGREAGSGSEEEEPWPDRAPLTCCEATAVAARTARRTWELTVGRWGLHGLAFGIKRHMKRQGNLQHEYSGNDCLQLKGHQTYTEVSSLLEYLKLCMFFSKKSFSAFLKFGGYKQDDILIHKARARLMQPSFALVCDQRTKCLLLFIRGAISTKERLTAATAAEVPFHHIILSEGKISNVVLGHAHCGMLAGARWIAKLIIPHLHNKMQEFSGYHIKVIGHSMGAGIGAILTYILREHYEFLSCSCLAFAPPACMTWELAESGKDFITSLVNRNDVVPAFSKVSSESLRSEVMVSSKLDDVQDHFHHGLFASISQRVAFIKSHMLSISNSTGKIADRGSSISEPLLKDAADTIPPTANGHSVDCSQQQVVASEETVVLVVSNDHFTIVKPVDSGLASQEGSDSNVASDTQQSPPPTGEGEEEAPNQNGPEKDKQKEPVSAGCSSRQLFPPGRIIHMVALPPPLDPNPGDGTSSCEIIGIYETPRDLYGKIRLAPNMIKEHYMPSYISTMESLLEQLQKEDDDDTSVCTASNDL from the exons ATGCCGGCCGCCGTCGCTGCTGCTGCAGTGGCCGCTGCGTCGGGCGGCGCGCTCCTGCTCTGCCTGCTCCTTAACTGCTGCACGCAGTCGGCGTCGGAcgcggagagggagagggaggaggacgaggcgtCGCCGCTGCTGTCGGGGTCGGGGCCGGGTCCGGGAAGGGAGGCGGGGAGCGgcagcgaggaggaggagccgtggCCGGACAGGGCGCCCTTGACCTGCTGCGAGGCGACCGCGGTGGCAGCGCGCACGGCGCGGCGCACGTGGGAGCTCACCGTCGGGCGGTGGGGCCTCCACGGGCTCGCCTTCGGGATCAAGCGCCACATGAAGCGCCAG GGTAATTTGCAGCATGAGTATAGTGGAAATGATTGTCTCCAACTTAAAGGACATCAGACATATACTGAAGTATCTTCTCTTCTTGAGTACTTGAAGCTTTGCATGTTCTTCTCAAAGAAATCTTTTTCAGCATTTCTGAAGTTTGGTGGGTACAAACAAGACGACATTCTTATTCACAAGGCTAGGGCGAGG CTCATGCAGCCTTCTTTCGCATTGGTGTGTGACCAAAGAACCAAGTGCTTGCTGCTTTTCATTCGGGGTGCTATCAGCACTAAAGAGCGCCTGACTGCAGCAACTGCTGCTGAAGTTCCTTTTCACCATATAATTCTAAGTGAAGGAAAAATCAGCAATGTAGTTTTAGGACATGCACACTGTGGGATGCTTGCTGGAGCTCGTTGGATTGCAAAACTTATTATTCCCCATCTTCATAACAAAATGCAGGAATTTTCTGGGTACCACATAAAG GTCATTGGACATTCAATGGGAGCTGGCATTGGAGCGATTCTGACTTATATTCTCCGTGAGCATTATGAGTTCTTGTCATGCAGCTGTCTGGCATTTGCTCCTC CTGCATGTATGACATGGGAGCTGGCGGAGTCAGGCAAGGATTTCATCACTTCTCTTGTCAATAGAAATGATGTGGTACCAGCATTTTCGAAAGTTTCTTCTGAGAGCCTGCGATCCGAG GTGATGGTATCATCAAAGCTGGATGATGTGCAGGATCACTTTCACCATGGTCTATTTGCCAGTATAAGCCAGCGTGTTGCCTTCATCAAGTCTCATATGCTCTCCATCTCTAACTCAACAGGGAAGATTGCAGATCGTGGCTCTAGTATTTCTGAG CCTTTGCTGAAAGATGCTGCAGATACCATACCGCCTACAGCAAATGGACACAGCGTTGATTGTAGCCAGCAACAAGTTGTTGCCTCTGAAGAAACGGTCGTTCTAGTAGTTAGCAACGACCATTTCACCATTGTCAAGCCTGTTGATTCAGGCCTCGCATCACAAGAAGGTTCAGACAGCAACGTGGCATCGGACACTCAACAATCGCCCCCGCCAACAGgcgaaggagaagaagaagctccgaACCAGAACGGCCCTGAAAAGGATAAGCAGAAAGAACCAGTTTCAGCGGGCTGTTCGTCGCGCCAGCTCTTCCCTCCTGGGAGGATCATCCACATGGTTGCGCTGCCCCCGCCGCTGGACCCAAACCCCGGCGACGGCACGAGCAGCTGTGAGATCATTGGGATATACGAGACGCCGAGGGATTTGTACGGGAAGATACGTCTCGCGCCCAACATGATTAAAGAACATTACATGCCTAGCTATATAAGTACGATGGAATCGTTGTTGGAACAGCTTCAGaaggaggatgatgatgataccAGTGTATGTACCGCATCAAATGACCTGTGA
- the LOC8079669 gene encoding uncharacterized protein LOC8079669 produces the protein MPSPSLARIVSMAASLRVLIVVLAVVSVSVRRAAAATITVDEACKQYTKYPELCVKSLSSAKPEAKAAAEQGGLTGLAELSLAQAAQVGTETVAFVKGLENTPGGMPPVCLNECLAKFQGALADLQRSKVAVQEAKDVGAVNTWLSAAKIDGDTCMNDCQKVEGGGEMQVVDKIGDLGRMCSIAMSLTDASRNHTAAA, from the coding sequence ATGCCATCGCCGTCGCTCGCTCGGATCGTCAGCATGGCTGCCAGCCTTCGCGTCCTCATCGTCGTCCTCGCCGTCGTCTCGGTCTCCGTCCGGCGCGCCGCTGCCGCCACGATCACCGTGGACGAGGCGTGCAAGCAGTACACCAAGTACCCGGAGCTGTGCGTGAAGTCCCTGTCGTCCGCGAAGCCGGAGGcgaaggcggcggcggagcaGGGCGGCCTGACGGGGCTGGCGGAGCTGTCGCTGGCGCAGGCGGCGCAGGTGGGCACGGAGACGGTGGCGTTCGTCAAGGGCCTGGAGAACACGCCGGGGGGCATGCCGCCGGTGTGCCTGAACGAGTGTTTGGCCAAGTTCCAGGGGGCGCTGGCCGACCTGCAGCGGTCCAAGGTGGCGGTGCAGGAGGCCAAGGACGTGGGCGCCGTGAACACGTGGCTCTCGGCGGCGAAGATCGACGGCGACACGTGCATGAACGACTGCCAGAAGGTGGAGGGCGGCGGCGAGATGCAGGTCGTCGACAAGATCGGTGACCTCGGAAGGATGTGCTCCATCGCCATGTCCCTCACCGATGCTTCTCGTAATCACACCGCGGCCGCCTGA